The following proteins are encoded in a genomic region of Drosophila suzukii chromosome 4, CBGP_Dsuzu_IsoJpt1.0, whole genome shotgun sequence:
- the LOC108020352 gene encoding uncharacterized protein isoform X2, which translates to MHCRRILIKYIQFDILVILATIRLGNANYLGARSRERNLNNNNGAKSEESAHIVNSGGVRTVGEVFVPKTFSLNSQEPTCEQLRAMWIFSKRQSRAAEITNEIPTYRDPFTYNVWEPLLLNSRMLGSLRMSARERARSPVFGRVVNREPNAPQRVPFEHHQRLVELGPGSSQTRYYGAESRPQNGASSSSRRSSKNRYMGVPNGTGNNAKESQNSVAIQGSFQKLKELIWTERAKELTEQRRDEELAARAAALKEIANGKNVLSNYNPQAASPSDSILMDENRSPDGNSYQYSDVNRMSILNEQNFRSDKSNKNRHRTGARATTRRIGNSASYNKKESLANKEHKTLFPGNNRAARIKIPSTELFSSDSTERDHSVIGIPRTYPIRKSHFRERNRSLLNEPQPNDHFHRILRGLTAWPFKKSSQEIDQSKFTSIGNTLGRQLDVLGHYSKQKDNNYFTSLENNDNLKMLNEQKPETDEFELGSYDYDYY; encoded by the exons ATGCATTGCAGACGCATATTG ATCAAATATATACAATTTGATATATTGGTAATTCTGGCAACTATTAGGCTTGGAAATGCCAACTATCTAGGTGCTCGCAGTCGAGAAAGAAATTTAAACAATAACAACGGAGCTAAATCTGAAGAATCAGCACATATCGTAAATTCCGGCGGTGTAAGGACAGTTGGGGAAGTATTTGTGCCAAAAACATTTTCCCTCAACTCACAGGAGCCAACATGCGAACAGCTTCGTGCCATGTGGAT ATTTTCAAAAAGGCAATCCCGAGCTGCAGAAATCACGAATGAAATACCAACGTACCGGGACCcctttacttataatgtttGGGAACCGCTTTTATTGAACTCACGAATGCTCGGATC ACTGAGAATGAGCGCGAGAGAAAGAGCCAGGTCGCCCGTATTTGGCCGTGTTGTCAACCGAGAGCCAAATGCACCACAACGCGTTCCATTTGAACACCATCAAAGATTGGTTGAACTTGGACCAGGTTCAAGTCAAACTCGGTATTACGGAGCTGAATCGCGACCACAAAACGGTGCTTCTTCCTCATCACGCAGATCAAGTAAAAATCGATATATGGGAGTCCCAAATGGTACCGGCAATAATGCAAAAGAAAGTCAAAACTCAGTTGCTATACAAGGCAGTTTTCAAAAGCTCAAAGAGTTAATATGGACTGAGAGAGCTAAGGAATTAACAGAGCAACGTAGAGATGAGGAGTTGGCTGCACGTGCTGCAGCCCTTAAAGAAATTGCTAACGGGAAAAA CGTTCTATCGAATTATAATCCTCAAGCCGCTAGCCCATCTGATTCCATATTAATGGATGAAAATCGAAGCCCTGATGGAAATAGTTACCAATATAGTGACGTTAATCGCATGTCAATTCTAAATGAGCAAAACTTTCGGAGCGacaaaagtaataaaaatagACATAGGACTGGCGCCAGAGCAACCACTCGACGCATTGGCAATTCCGCTTCTTacaataaaaaagaaagtctAGCTAATAAGGAACATAAAACATTATTTCCTGGAAATAATCGCGCCGCCCGCATAAAAATTCCATCAACTGAGCTTTTTTCAAGTGATTCCACCGAAAGAGATCATTCAGTCATTGGTATTCCGAGGACATACCCAATACGAAAATCCCACTTCAGAGAGCGAAATCGATCCCTTCTAAATGAg CCGCAACCTAACGACCACTTCCATCGCATTCTTAGAGGACTAACGGCATGGCCTTTTAAAAAGTCTTCACAGGAAATTGACCAAAGTAAATTTACATCTATTGGAAATACGTTAGGCCGTCAACTTGATGTACTCGGACATTACAGTAAGCAAAAggataacaattattttacatctttaGAGAATAATGATAACctaaaaatgttgaatgaaCAAAAACCAGAAACTGATGAATTTGAGTTGGGATCATACGATTACGATTATTATTAA
- the LOC108020352 gene encoding uncharacterized protein isoform X1 — MDLLWLRIQIKYIQFDILVILATIRLGNANYLGARSRERNLNNNNGAKSEESAHIVNSGGVRTVGEVFVPKTFSLNSQEPTCEQLRAMWIFSKRQSRAAEITNEIPTYRDPFTYNVWEPLLLNSRMLGSLRMSARERARSPVFGRVVNREPNAPQRVPFEHHQRLVELGPGSSQTRYYGAESRPQNGASSSSRRSSKNRYMGVPNGTGNNAKESQNSVAIQGSFQKLKELIWTERAKELTEQRRDEELAARAAALKEIANGKNVLSNYNPQAASPSDSILMDENRSPDGNSYQYSDVNRMSILNEQNFRSDKSNKNRHRTGARATTRRIGNSASYNKKESLANKEHKTLFPGNNRAARIKIPSTELFSSDSTERDHSVIGIPRTYPIRKSHFRERNRSLLNEPQPNDHFHRILRGLTAWPFKKSSQEIDQSKFTSIGNTLGRQLDVLGHYSKQKDNNYFTSLENNDNLKMLNEQKPETDEFELGSYDYDYY; from the exons ATCAAATATATACAATTTGATATATTGGTAATTCTGGCAACTATTAGGCTTGGAAATGCCAACTATCTAGGTGCTCGCAGTCGAGAAAGAAATTTAAACAATAACAACGGAGCTAAATCTGAAGAATCAGCACATATCGTAAATTCCGGCGGTGTAAGGACAGTTGGGGAAGTATTTGTGCCAAAAACATTTTCCCTCAACTCACAGGAGCCAACATGCGAACAGCTTCGTGCCATGTGGAT ATTTTCAAAAAGGCAATCCCGAGCTGCAGAAATCACGAATGAAATACCAACGTACCGGGACCcctttacttataatgtttGGGAACCGCTTTTATTGAACTCACGAATGCTCGGATC ACTGAGAATGAGCGCGAGAGAAAGAGCCAGGTCGCCCGTATTTGGCCGTGTTGTCAACCGAGAGCCAAATGCACCACAACGCGTTCCATTTGAACACCATCAAAGATTGGTTGAACTTGGACCAGGTTCAAGTCAAACTCGGTATTACGGAGCTGAATCGCGACCACAAAACGGTGCTTCTTCCTCATCACGCAGATCAAGTAAAAATCGATATATGGGAGTCCCAAATGGTACCGGCAATAATGCAAAAGAAAGTCAAAACTCAGTTGCTATACAAGGCAGTTTTCAAAAGCTCAAAGAGTTAATATGGACTGAGAGAGCTAAGGAATTAACAGAGCAACGTAGAGATGAGGAGTTGGCTGCACGTGCTGCAGCCCTTAAAGAAATTGCTAACGGGAAAAA CGTTCTATCGAATTATAATCCTCAAGCCGCTAGCCCATCTGATTCCATATTAATGGATGAAAATCGAAGCCCTGATGGAAATAGTTACCAATATAGTGACGTTAATCGCATGTCAATTCTAAATGAGCAAAACTTTCGGAGCGacaaaagtaataaaaatagACATAGGACTGGCGCCAGAGCAACCACTCGACGCATTGGCAATTCCGCTTCTTacaataaaaaagaaagtctAGCTAATAAGGAACATAAAACATTATTTCCTGGAAATAATCGCGCCGCCCGCATAAAAATTCCATCAACTGAGCTTTTTTCAAGTGATTCCACCGAAAGAGATCATTCAGTCATTGGTATTCCGAGGACATACCCAATACGAAAATCCCACTTCAGAGAGCGAAATCGATCCCTTCTAAATGAg CCGCAACCTAACGACCACTTCCATCGCATTCTTAGAGGACTAACGGCATGGCCTTTTAAAAAGTCTTCACAGGAAATTGACCAAAGTAAATTTACATCTATTGGAAATACGTTAGGCCGTCAACTTGATGTACTCGGACATTACAGTAAGCAAAAggataacaattattttacatctttaGAGAATAATGATAACctaaaaatgttgaatgaaCAAAAACCAGAAACTGATGAATTTGAGTTGGGATCATACGATTACGATTATTATTAA
- the LOC108020352 gene encoding uncharacterized protein isoform X3 — MDLLWLRIQIKYIQFDILVILATIRLGNANYLGARSRERNLNNNNGAKSEESAHIVNSGGVRTVGEVFVPKTFSLNSQEPTCEQLRAMWIFSKRQSRAAEITNEIPTYRDPFTYNVWEPLLLNSRMLGSLRMSARERARSPVFGRVVNREPNAPQRVPFEHHQRLVELGPGSSQTRYYGAESRPQNGASSSSRRSSKNRYMGVPNGTGNNAKESQNSVAIQGSFQKLKELIWTERAKELTEQRRDEELAARAAALKEIANGKNVLSNYNPQAASPSDSILMDENRSPDGNSYQYSDVNRMSILNEQNFRSDKSNKNRHRTGARATTRRIGNSASYNKKESLANKEHKTLFPGNNRAARIKIPSTELFSSDSTERDHSVIGIPRTYPIRKSHFRERNRSLLNEPQPNDHFHRILRGLTAWPFKKSSQEIDQSKFTSIGNTLGRQLDVLGHYTKPPVIRTPTTSPL; from the exons ATCAAATATATACAATTTGATATATTGGTAATTCTGGCAACTATTAGGCTTGGAAATGCCAACTATCTAGGTGCTCGCAGTCGAGAAAGAAATTTAAACAATAACAACGGAGCTAAATCTGAAGAATCAGCACATATCGTAAATTCCGGCGGTGTAAGGACAGTTGGGGAAGTATTTGTGCCAAAAACATTTTCCCTCAACTCACAGGAGCCAACATGCGAACAGCTTCGTGCCATGTGGAT ATTTTCAAAAAGGCAATCCCGAGCTGCAGAAATCACGAATGAAATACCAACGTACCGGGACCcctttacttataatgtttGGGAACCGCTTTTATTGAACTCACGAATGCTCGGATC ACTGAGAATGAGCGCGAGAGAAAGAGCCAGGTCGCCCGTATTTGGCCGTGTTGTCAACCGAGAGCCAAATGCACCACAACGCGTTCCATTTGAACACCATCAAAGATTGGTTGAACTTGGACCAGGTTCAAGTCAAACTCGGTATTACGGAGCTGAATCGCGACCACAAAACGGTGCTTCTTCCTCATCACGCAGATCAAGTAAAAATCGATATATGGGAGTCCCAAATGGTACCGGCAATAATGCAAAAGAAAGTCAAAACTCAGTTGCTATACAAGGCAGTTTTCAAAAGCTCAAAGAGTTAATATGGACTGAGAGAGCTAAGGAATTAACAGAGCAACGTAGAGATGAGGAGTTGGCTGCACGTGCTGCAGCCCTTAAAGAAATTGCTAACGGGAAAAA CGTTCTATCGAATTATAATCCTCAAGCCGCTAGCCCATCTGATTCCATATTAATGGATGAAAATCGAAGCCCTGATGGAAATAGTTACCAATATAGTGACGTTAATCGCATGTCAATTCTAAATGAGCAAAACTTTCGGAGCGacaaaagtaataaaaatagACATAGGACTGGCGCCAGAGCAACCACTCGACGCATTGGCAATTCCGCTTCTTacaataaaaaagaaagtctAGCTAATAAGGAACATAAAACATTATTTCCTGGAAATAATCGCGCCGCCCGCATAAAAATTCCATCAACTGAGCTTTTTTCAAGTGATTCCACCGAAAGAGATCATTCAGTCATTGGTATTCCGAGGACATACCCAATACGAAAATCCCACTTCAGAGAGCGAAATCGATCCCTTCTAAATGAg CCGCAACCTAACGACCACTTCCATCGCATTCTTAGAGGACTAACGGCATGGCCTTTTAAAAAGTCTTCACAGGAAATTGACCAAAGTAAATTTACATCTATTGGAAATACGTTAGGCCGTCAACTTGATGTACTCGGACATTACA
- the LOC108020352 gene encoding uncharacterized protein isoform X4 — translation MDLLWLRIQIKYIQFDILVILATIRLGNANYLGARSRERNLNNNNGAKSEESAHIVNSGGVRTVGEVFVPKTFSLNSQEPTCEQLRAMWIFSKRQSRAAEITNEIPTYRDPFTYNVWEPLLLNSRMLGSLRMSARERARSPVFGRVVNREPNAPQRVPFEHHQRLVELGPGSSQTRYYGAESRPQNGASSSSRRSSKNRYMGVPNGTGNNAKESQNSVAIQGSFQKLKELIWTERAKELTEQRRDEELAARAAALKEIANGKNVLSNYNPQAASPSDSILMDENRSPDGNSYQYSDVNRMSILNEQNFRSDKSNKNRHRTGARATTRRIGNSASYNKKESLANKEHKTLFPGNNRAARIKIPSTELFSSDSTERDHSVIGIPRTYPIRKSHFRERNRSLLNEQNHQ, via the exons ATCAAATATATACAATTTGATATATTGGTAATTCTGGCAACTATTAGGCTTGGAAATGCCAACTATCTAGGTGCTCGCAGTCGAGAAAGAAATTTAAACAATAACAACGGAGCTAAATCTGAAGAATCAGCACATATCGTAAATTCCGGCGGTGTAAGGACAGTTGGGGAAGTATTTGTGCCAAAAACATTTTCCCTCAACTCACAGGAGCCAACATGCGAACAGCTTCGTGCCATGTGGAT ATTTTCAAAAAGGCAATCCCGAGCTGCAGAAATCACGAATGAAATACCAACGTACCGGGACCcctttacttataatgtttGGGAACCGCTTTTATTGAACTCACGAATGCTCGGATC ACTGAGAATGAGCGCGAGAGAAAGAGCCAGGTCGCCCGTATTTGGCCGTGTTGTCAACCGAGAGCCAAATGCACCACAACGCGTTCCATTTGAACACCATCAAAGATTGGTTGAACTTGGACCAGGTTCAAGTCAAACTCGGTATTACGGAGCTGAATCGCGACCACAAAACGGTGCTTCTTCCTCATCACGCAGATCAAGTAAAAATCGATATATGGGAGTCCCAAATGGTACCGGCAATAATGCAAAAGAAAGTCAAAACTCAGTTGCTATACAAGGCAGTTTTCAAAAGCTCAAAGAGTTAATATGGACTGAGAGAGCTAAGGAATTAACAGAGCAACGTAGAGATGAGGAGTTGGCTGCACGTGCTGCAGCCCTTAAAGAAATTGCTAACGGGAAAAA CGTTCTATCGAATTATAATCCTCAAGCCGCTAGCCCATCTGATTCCATATTAATGGATGAAAATCGAAGCCCTGATGGAAATAGTTACCAATATAGTGACGTTAATCGCATGTCAATTCTAAATGAGCAAAACTTTCGGAGCGacaaaagtaataaaaatagACATAGGACTGGCGCCAGAGCAACCACTCGACGCATTGGCAATTCCGCTTCTTacaataaaaaagaaagtctAGCTAATAAGGAACATAAAACATTATTTCCTGGAAATAATCGCGCCGCCCGCATAAAAATTCCATCAACTGAGCTTTTTTCAAGTGATTCCACCGAAAGAGATCATTCAGTCATTGGTATTCCGAGGACATACCCAATACGAAAATCCCACTTCAGAGAGCGAAATCGATCCCTTCTAAATGAg